A stretch of the Notamacropus eugenii isolate mMacEug1 chromosome 2, mMacEug1.pri_v2, whole genome shotgun sequence genome encodes the following:
- the RAB37 gene encoding ras-related protein Rab-37 isoform X2, whose product MRNPFGTTVTQDSGPPQRFSPSSPSYDLAGKNKVVTVDGMKVKLQIWDTAGQERFRSVTHAYYRDAQALLLLYDITNKSSFDNIRAWLTEIHEYAQKDVVIMLLGNKADVNRERVVRSEDGETLAREYGVPFMETSAKTGMNVELAFLAIARELKHRAGQQEANEPSFQIHDYVESQKKQPSCCPFV is encoded by the exons ATGAGGAACCCCTTTGGCACCACTGTTACCCAGGATAGCGGGCCCCCGCAGCGCTTCTCACCCAGCAGTCCAAGCTACGATCTAGCAGGCAAG AATAAGGTGGTGACTGTGGATGGTATGAAAGTGAAACTGCAG ATTTGGGACACAGCAGGGCAGGAACGGTTCCGAAGTGTCACCCATGCCTATTACCGGGATGCCCAGG CCCTGCTCCTGCTCTATGATATCACCAACAAATCCTCCTTTGACAATATCCGG GCCTGGCTAACTGAGATACATGAGTATGCCCAAAAGGATGTGGTGATCATGTTGCTAGGCAACAAG GCGGATGTGAACAGAGAAAGGGTAGTCCGATCAGAAGATGGAGAGACATTGGCCAGA GAATATGGTGTGCCTTTCATGGAAACCAGTGCTAAGACAGGCATGAATGTGGAGTTAGCCTTTTTGGCTATTGCCAG GGAGCTGAAGCACCGAGCTGGGCAGCAAGAGGCAAATGAACCCAGCTTCCAGATTCATGACTATGTGGAATCCCAGAAGAAACAACCTAGCTGCTGCCCATTTGTGTGA
- the RAB37 gene encoding ras-related protein Rab-37 isoform X3 → MDLPRAEPCKGGVGHPGYNEELLHKTILVGDSGVGKTSLLVQFDQGKFIPGSFSATVGIGFTVMLLGDSGVGKTCFLIHFKDGTFLSKTFIATVGIDFRNKVVTVDGMKVKLQIWDTAGQERFRSVTHAYYRDAQALLLLYDITNKSSFDNIRAWLTEIHEYAQKDVVIMLLGNKADVNRERVVRSEDGETLAREYGVPFMETSAKTGMNVELAFLAIARELKHRAGQQEANEPSFQIHDYVESQKKQPSCCPFV, encoded by the exons ACCATCCTGGTGGGAGATAGCGGTGTGGGGAAGACATCTCTACTGGTTCAGTTTGACCAGGGCAAGTTTATCCCAGGCTCCTTCTCAGCCACCGTGGGCATTGGATTCACA GTAATGCTGTTGGGAGACTCAGGAGTTGGGAAAACCTGTTTCCTGATCCATTTCAAAGACGGGACTTTCCTGTCCAAGACCTTCATAGCCACTGTCGGCATAGACTTCCGG AATAAGGTGGTGACTGTGGATGGTATGAAAGTGAAACTGCAG ATTTGGGACACAGCAGGGCAGGAACGGTTCCGAAGTGTCACCCATGCCTATTACCGGGATGCCCAGG CCCTGCTCCTGCTCTATGATATCACCAACAAATCCTCCTTTGACAATATCCGG GCCTGGCTAACTGAGATACATGAGTATGCCCAAAAGGATGTGGTGATCATGTTGCTAGGCAACAAG GCGGATGTGAACAGAGAAAGGGTAGTCCGATCAGAAGATGGAGAGACATTGGCCAGA GAATATGGTGTGCCTTTCATGGAAACCAGTGCTAAGACAGGCATGAATGTGGAGTTAGCCTTTTTGGCTATTGCCAG GGAGCTGAAGCACCGAGCTGGGCAGCAAGAGGCAAATGAACCCAGCTTCCAGATTCATGACTATGTGGAATCCCAGAAGAAACAACCTAGCTGCTGCCCATTTGTGTGA
- the RAB37 gene encoding ras-related protein Rab-37 isoform X1 has protein sequence MRNPFGTTVTQDSGPPQRFSPSSPSYDLAGKVMLLGDSGVGKTCFLIHFKDGTFLSKTFIATVGIDFRNKVVTVDGMKVKLQIWDTAGQERFRSVTHAYYRDAQALLLLYDITNKSSFDNIRAWLTEIHEYAQKDVVIMLLGNKADVNRERVVRSEDGETLAREYGVPFMETSAKTGMNVELAFLAIARELKHRAGQQEANEPSFQIHDYVESQKKQPSCCPFV, from the exons ATGAGGAACCCCTTTGGCACCACTGTTACCCAGGATAGCGGGCCCCCGCAGCGCTTCTCACCCAGCAGTCCAAGCTACGATCTAGCAGGCAAG GTAATGCTGTTGGGAGACTCAGGAGTTGGGAAAACCTGTTTCCTGATCCATTTCAAAGACGGGACTTTCCTGTCCAAGACCTTCATAGCCACTGTCGGCATAGACTTCCGG AATAAGGTGGTGACTGTGGATGGTATGAAAGTGAAACTGCAG ATTTGGGACACAGCAGGGCAGGAACGGTTCCGAAGTGTCACCCATGCCTATTACCGGGATGCCCAGG CCCTGCTCCTGCTCTATGATATCACCAACAAATCCTCCTTTGACAATATCCGG GCCTGGCTAACTGAGATACATGAGTATGCCCAAAAGGATGTGGTGATCATGTTGCTAGGCAACAAG GCGGATGTGAACAGAGAAAGGGTAGTCCGATCAGAAGATGGAGAGACATTGGCCAGA GAATATGGTGTGCCTTTCATGGAAACCAGTGCTAAGACAGGCATGAATGTGGAGTTAGCCTTTTTGGCTATTGCCAG GGAGCTGAAGCACCGAGCTGGGCAGCAAGAGGCAAATGAACCCAGCTTCCAGATTCATGACTATGTGGAATCCCAGAAGAAACAACCTAGCTGCTGCCCATTTGTGTGA